The following proteins come from a genomic window of Triticum aestivum cultivar Chinese Spring chromosome 6A, IWGSC CS RefSeq v2.1, whole genome shotgun sequence:
- the LOC123130974 gene encoding probable galacturonosyltransferase 9, translating into MAGGRSHAPRRAAFAALVTLLFLACVFFFLSATTITTAVPNSPAWRLAAVRRHAEDHAAVLAAYAAHARRLSSDSASQTESFLSTSSRLSALSSRLSVSTVALLEKEARGHVKRARALAAGAKEAFDTQSKILKLSDTVFAVGQQLLRARRDGQLNSRIAAVSTPKSLHCLAMRLMESLLANASAVPDADPAIPPPELTDPSLYHYAIFSDNILAVSVVVASAARAATEPSRHVFHVVTAPMYLPAFRVWFARRPPPLGAHVQLLAASDFPFLNASYSPVLRQIEAGNRDVALRELDYLRFYLPEMFPALQRVVLLEDDVVVQRDLAELWRVDLGGQVNGALDTCFGGFRRYGKYLNFSEAAVRERFSPSACAWSYGVNVFDLQAWRRDQCTDQFHQLMDMNENGTLWDAASVLPAGLMTFYGNTRPLDRWWHVMGLGYNPHVRPEDIRGAAVIHFNGNLKPWLDVAFNQYKHLWTKYVDTDMEFLTLCNFGL; encoded by the exons ATGGCCGGCGGCCGATCGCACGCGCCGCGCCGCGCGGCGTTCGCGGCGCTGGTCACGCTCCTCTTCCTCGCctgcgtcttcttcttcttgtccgcGACCACCATCACCACGGCGGTCCCCAACTCCCCGGCCTGGCGCCTGGCGGCCGTCCGCCGGCACGCGGAGGACCACGCGGCCGTGCTGGCGGCGTACGCGGCCCACGCGCGCCGCCTCAGCTCCGACTCCGCGTCCCAGACGGAGTCCTTCCTGTCCACTTCCTCGCGCCTCTCCGCGCTCTCCTCCCGCCTCTCCGTCTCCACGGTGGCGCTGCTGGAGAAGGAGGCCCGCGGGCACGTGAAGCGCGCGCGCGCCCTCGCCGCGGGCGCCAAGGAGGCGTTCGACACGCAGTCCAAGATCCTGAAGCTCTCCGACACCGTCTTCGCCGTCGGGCAGCAGCTCCTCCGCGCCCGCCGCGACGGCCAGCTCAACTCGCGCATCGCCGCGGTCTCCACGCCCAAGTCCCTCCACTGCCTCGCCATGCGGCTCATGGAGTCCCTCCTCGCCAACGCGTCCGCCGTCCCCGACGCCGACCCCGCCATCCCGCCGCCGGAGCTCACCGACCCGTCGCTGTACCACTACGCCATCTTCTCCGACAACATCCTCGCGGTGTCCGTCgtggtggcctccgccgcgcgcgcCGCGACCGAGCCCTCGCGCCACGTCTTCCACGTGGTCACCGCGCCCATGTACCTCCCGGCCTTCCGCGTCTGGTTCGCGCGCAGGCCGCCGCCGCTGGGCGCGCACGTGCAGCTCCTCGCGGCCTCCGACTTCCCATTCCTCAACGCCTCCTACTCGCCCGTGCTGAGGCAGATCGAGGCCGGGAACAGGGACGTGGCGCTGCGGGAGCTCGACTACCTGCGGTTCTACCTCCCCGAGATGTTCCCGGCGCTGCAGCGGGTGGTGCTCCTGGAGGACGACGTGGTGGTGCAGAGGGACCTGGCCGAGCTGTGGCGCGTCGACCTGGGCGGCCAAGTGAACGGCGCGCTGGACACCTGCTTCGGCGGGTTCCGGCGGTACGGCAAGTACCTCAACTTCTCGGAGGCCGCCGTGCGGGAGCGGTTCAGCCCCAGCGCGTGCGCCTGGTCCTACGGCGTCAACGTGTTCGACCTCCAGGCGTGGCGCCGCGACCAGTGCACCGACCAGTTCCACCAGCTCATGGACATG AACGAGAACGGGACGTTGTGGGACGCGGCCTCCGTGCTGCCGGCAGGGCTGATGACGTTCTACGGCAACACGAGGCCGCTGGACAGGTGGTGGCACGTCATGGGTCTCGGCTACAACCCGCACGTCAGGCCCGAAGACATCCGGGGAGCCGCGGTGATACACTTCAACGGCAACTTGAAGCCATGGCTCGACGTCGCCTTCAACCAGTACAAGCATCTCTGGACAAAGTACGTCGACACCGACATGGAGTTCCTCACGCTTTGCAACTTCGGGCTCTGA